In Brevinematales bacterium, the following proteins share a genomic window:
- a CDS encoding SH3 domain-containing protein gives MKKVLLSLFFLSVSSYLFGEAPVWYAPGDKLTVLAPSGLNLREKADINGKLVIKVPYGGKLTVLKDAAKPVVFSFDNIDGHWVYADYAGKKGYIFDGYLSTLPAPEVSEDSQYPLLDYLYSVSESSGDPEQDGEGGEGSMTSIEKYSFDNKCTAEISVTDYWTDDPDYIREVYTFPMMTRVEDAFILLKAFGYFSGDPKFVFPTQSISPKENKLKFEIQKSANVLTMYNDDIFIQITADKNGVTLDIRNQ, from the coding sequence ATGAAAAAGGTACTATTGAGTCTGTTTTTTTTATCCGTATCCTCGTATCTATTCGGCGAGGCTCCGGTATGGTACGCTCCCGGCGATAAGCTCACTGTCCTCGCGCCGTCCGGGCTGAACCTCCGCGAGAAAGCGGATATCAACGGTAAACTGGTGATCAAAGTTCCCTACGGCGGTAAACTAACCGTACTCAAGGATGCCGCGAAACCCGTCGTATTCAGCTTCGACAATATCGACGGGCATTGGGTTTACGCCGATTACGCCGGCAAGAAGGGGTATATTTTCGACGGGTATCTATCCACTCTGCCCGCGCCGGAGGTATCGGAAGATTCTCAATATCCGCTCTTGGATTACCTGTATAGTGTTTCGGAGAGCAGCGGCGATCCCGAGCAGGACGGCGAGGGCGGCGAAGGGTCAATGACGTCGATCGAGAAGTACTCTTTCGATAACAAATGTACCGCGGAAATATCGGTCACCGATTATTGGACGGACGACCCGGATTATATCAGAGAAGTTTATACTTTTCCTATGATGACACGGGTGGAAGACGCGTTTATCCTGCTGAAGGCTTTCGGGTATTTTTCGGGCGACCCGAAATTTGTTTTCCCAACGCAGAGTATAAGCCCGAAAGAAAATAAATTAAAATTTGAAATCCAGAAATCGGCAAATGTGCTTACAATGTACAACGATGATATATTTATTCAAATCACCGCCGATAAAAACGGGGTGACGCTGGATATCAGGAATCAGTAG